A part of Kitasatospora acidiphila genomic DNA contains:
- a CDS encoding ATP-grasp domain-containing protein translates to MITGTEVAARPLLLLVATGLRSYREYLLRSIGTEFRIHLFHTVEPTWEQEHLSGWTVVPDTHDGPGMAATAAELHREQPFDGVLCWDEGRIHAASHIAEALQLPNGDPAAIWRMRDKGQTRRALDAAGLPQPASIPVTTEQQALEAAARIGYPVILKPRGYGASIGVIRVDGPEQLSAGFAFTSAATLPDPIVFDSAEPYLVEECVVGEEISVDSVVQGGKAAPLFIGRKVVGYPPYAEEIGHRVEATDPLLADSGFADLLTDIHAALGFTDGWTHCEFMLTADGPKLIEANGRLGGDLIPYLGRLATGIDPGLAAARVACGLAPEVTATRSQATAIRFFYVAEDDTTIGAIGFDEERLPAEVDRAVAIAAPGAVFSPPPKGTLVGRIAYATVAADSRQACDRALDAAGAALVVTPA, encoded by the coding sequence ATGATCACCGGTACCGAAGTGGCGGCGCGGCCACTTCTTCTCCTGGTCGCGACGGGCCTGCGGTCGTACCGCGAGTACCTGCTCCGATCGATCGGCACGGAGTTCCGGATACACCTGTTCCACACCGTGGAGCCCACCTGGGAGCAGGAGCATCTGAGCGGTTGGACGGTGGTCCCCGACACCCATGACGGCCCCGGGATGGCCGCCACCGCCGCTGAGCTGCACCGGGAGCAGCCGTTCGACGGAGTCCTCTGCTGGGACGAGGGCCGGATCCACGCGGCCTCCCACATCGCCGAGGCGCTCCAGCTGCCGAACGGCGACCCGGCCGCGATCTGGCGGATGCGCGACAAGGGGCAGACCCGCCGGGCGCTGGACGCCGCCGGCCTGCCCCAGCCCGCCTCGATCCCGGTGACCACCGAGCAGCAGGCGCTGGAGGCCGCCGCCCGGATCGGCTACCCGGTGATCCTCAAGCCGCGCGGCTACGGCGCCAGCATCGGCGTGATCCGGGTCGACGGCCCGGAGCAGCTCAGCGCGGGCTTCGCCTTCACCAGCGCGGCCACCCTGCCCGACCCGATCGTCTTCGACTCCGCGGAGCCCTACCTGGTCGAGGAGTGCGTGGTCGGTGAGGAGATCAGCGTCGACTCGGTGGTGCAGGGCGGCAAGGCCGCCCCGCTGTTCATCGGCCGCAAGGTGGTCGGCTACCCGCCCTACGCGGAGGAGATCGGCCACCGGGTCGAGGCCACCGACCCGCTGCTCGCCGATTCCGGCTTCGCCGACCTGCTCACCGACATCCACGCCGCGCTCGGCTTCACCGACGGCTGGACGCACTGCGAGTTCATGCTCACCGCCGACGGCCCCAAGCTGATCGAGGCCAACGGCCGGCTCGGCGGCGACCTGATCCCCTACCTCGGCCGGCTGGCCACCGGGATCGACCCCGGCCTGGCGGCCGCCCGGGTGGCCTGCGGCCTGGCACCGGAGGTCACGGCCACCCGCTCGCAGGCCACCGCGATCCGGTTCTTCTACGTCGCCGAGGACGACACCACCATCGGCGCCATCGGGTTCGACGAGGAGCGGCTGCCCGCCGAGGTCGACCGGGCGGTGGCCATCGCCGCTCCCGGCGCGGTGTTCTCACCGCCGCCGAAGGGCACCCTGGTGGGCCGGATCGCCTACGCCACGGTCGCCGCCGACTCCCGGCAGGCCTGCGACCGGGCGCTGGACGCAGCCGGCGCCGCACTCGTCGTCACCCCGGCCTGA
- a CDS encoding ATP-grasp domain-containing protein, with protein sequence MKLLAIESSQNKEYYKSRYQQVVDLGVDLYVLNGEGDPEFWPADRYRIAGSREATKLVESAEDWHRTERFDGVITFNEAGVIAAAVVADALGLPGIGVETAKASRNKYLMRQAHERGQAAHPRFRYVTSADEAQAAAADFGYPVIIKPTLGAASNFVFKADSAEELAERYQQASEGLGGMYWSRAEVAGLDLGPDGLLVESFLDGREFLIEALAWDDEVYLGSVVDRITLEGATFDDDVHHAPTSMSAEDLAAVHEVVKAGLHAQGLRRSVAHAEVRFHQGKPYLLEIAARVGGGGLDEIARLTAGYDPIKAVVDVARGVKPEVRHYQPTGTHITAMCLISEESGTIREIRVPEEVSSCDQVFLLKLTARPGDVNIRPPHGNSILGFLGTTGTSYREAMDTMTDFADRIKATVEPK encoded by the coding sequence ATGAAGCTGCTCGCCATCGAGAGCTCCCAGAACAAGGAGTACTACAAGTCGCGCTACCAGCAGGTGGTCGACCTGGGCGTGGACCTCTACGTCCTCAACGGCGAAGGCGATCCGGAGTTCTGGCCGGCCGACCGCTACCGGATCGCGGGCAGCCGGGAGGCGACCAAGCTGGTCGAGTCGGCCGAGGACTGGCACCGCACCGAGCGGTTCGACGGCGTGATCACCTTCAACGAGGCGGGCGTGATCGCCGCCGCCGTGGTCGCCGACGCGCTCGGCCTGCCCGGCATCGGGGTGGAGACGGCCAAGGCCAGCCGCAACAAGTACCTGATGCGGCAGGCACATGAGCGCGGCCAGGCGGCCCACCCGCGGTTCCGCTACGTCACCTCCGCCGATGAGGCGCAGGCCGCGGCCGCCGACTTCGGCTACCCGGTGATCATCAAGCCGACCCTGGGCGCGGCCAGCAACTTCGTCTTCAAGGCCGACAGCGCCGAGGAGTTGGCCGAGCGCTACCAGCAGGCCAGCGAGGGCCTGGGCGGCATGTACTGGTCGCGCGCCGAGGTGGCCGGCCTCGACCTGGGCCCGGACGGACTGCTGGTGGAGTCCTTCCTGGACGGCCGGGAGTTCCTGATCGAGGCGCTGGCCTGGGACGACGAGGTCTACCTCGGCTCGGTGGTGGACCGGATCACCCTGGAGGGCGCGACCTTCGACGACGACGTGCACCACGCGCCGACCTCGATGAGCGCCGAGGACCTGGCGGCCGTCCACGAGGTGGTCAAGGCCGGCCTGCACGCCCAGGGCCTGCGCCGCAGCGTCGCGCACGCCGAGGTGCGGTTCCACCAGGGCAAGCCGTACCTGCTGGAGATCGCGGCCCGGGTGGGCGGCGGCGGGTTGGACGAGATCGCCCGGCTGACCGCCGGCTACGACCCGATCAAGGCCGTCGTCGACGTGGCGCGCGGCGTCAAGCCCGAGGTTCGGCACTACCAGCCGACCGGCACCCACATCACCGCGATGTGCCTGATCAGCGAGGAGAGCGGCACCATCCGGGAGATCCGGGTGCCCGAGGAGGTCAGCTCCTGTGACCAGGTCTTCCTGCTGAAGCTGACCGCCCGGCCGGGTGACGTCAACATTCGCCCGCCGCACGGAAATTCGATCCTCGGTTTCCTCGGCACCACAGGCACGTCGTACCGGGAGGCGATGGACACCATGACCGACTTCGCCGACCGGATCAAGGCCACGGTGGAGCCGAAATGA
- a CDS encoding class I tRNA ligase family protein, with protein sequence MTEHTPTERAVIDHAVTRPRILIAATPTPNGDLHVGHLAGPYLVGDIYARYLRAAGAPVTWTTITDDSQTYVVASAARKGTSPARLAAASTAAIERTLRGLAIELTRGTEQLLPPVDARYREAVTEFVAALHAAGRLRERTVRLPYAEQSGRHLYDGLLTGGCPACGAGSNGGACEDCGTPNNYDELRDPRSTLDPQEPVSIREERILVLPMEEYRAELEAHFAEVTPRWRPHPKQLIEQLLSRPLPDIPVTVPGGWGVPAPFAPTAGQIVYPWVEAMPASMYATWWANGQDPALPYDHYWRAEQGAELVFLHGFDNTYHWGLLDLVLLLAHGDRYIRPSANVVNEFYELEHAKFSTSRNHLIRGTELIEEGVPRDVLRFHLALTLPERARTNFTRAELALLTDRQLIAPWRELGDALDAALAGHDGAPLPVSAAAQARVAALAAELRASFEPGAFSVARAAARLSEHLAELREQAAAGTEPGDLLAGLRALLAWSAPILVDTAEAARAAGIDLGLTAGPVPDKIAPFRLPRLPVGPTGFAATPIEASTEAPIEASFEASVNAKAPVEALVQEKDDRS encoded by the coding sequence ATGACCGAGCACACGCCGACCGAGCGGGCAGTGATCGACCATGCAGTGACCCGTCCGAGGATCCTGATCGCGGCCACCCCGACGCCCAACGGCGACCTGCACGTGGGCCATCTGGCCGGCCCCTACCTGGTCGGCGACATCTACGCCCGCTACCTGCGGGCCGCCGGCGCCCCGGTCACCTGGACCACCATCACCGACGACAGCCAGACCTACGTGGTGGCCAGCGCCGCCCGCAAGGGCACCAGCCCGGCCCGGCTGGCGGCCGCCTCCACCGCCGCCATCGAGCGCACGCTGCGCGGATTGGCCATCGAACTCACCAGGGGCACCGAGCAGTTGCTGCCGCCGGTGGACGCCCGGTACCGCGAGGCGGTGACCGAGTTCGTCGCCGCGCTGCACGCCGCAGGCCGGCTGCGGGAGCGCACCGTGCGGCTGCCGTACGCCGAGCAGTCCGGGCGCCACCTCTACGACGGCCTGCTCACCGGCGGCTGCCCGGCCTGCGGCGCCGGCAGCAACGGCGGCGCCTGCGAGGACTGCGGCACGCCCAACAACTACGACGAACTGCGGGATCCGCGCAGCACGTTGGACCCGCAGGAGCCGGTGTCGATCCGCGAGGAGCGGATCCTGGTGCTGCCGATGGAGGAGTACCGCGCCGAGCTGGAGGCGCACTTCGCCGAGGTCACACCGCGCTGGCGCCCGCACCCCAAGCAGCTGATCGAGCAACTGCTGTCCCGGCCGCTGCCGGACATCCCGGTCACCGTGCCGGGTGGTTGGGGCGTGCCGGCGCCGTTCGCCCCGACGGCGGGGCAGATCGTCTACCCGTGGGTGGAGGCGATGCCGGCCTCCATGTACGCCACCTGGTGGGCCAACGGACAGGACCCGGCGCTGCCCTACGACCACTACTGGCGGGCCGAGCAGGGCGCCGAGCTGGTGTTCCTGCACGGCTTCGACAACACCTACCACTGGGGCCTGCTCGACCTGGTGCTGCTGCTGGCGCACGGCGACCGCTACATCCGGCCCAGCGCCAACGTGGTCAACGAGTTCTACGAGCTGGAGCACGCCAAGTTCTCGACCAGCCGCAACCACCTGATCCGCGGTACCGAGCTGATCGAGGAAGGCGTGCCGCGCGATGTGCTGCGCTTCCACCTGGCGCTCACGCTGCCCGAGCGGGCCCGCACCAACTTCACCCGGGCCGAGCTGGCGCTCTTGACGGACCGTCAGCTCATCGCACCCTGGCGCGAGCTGGGCGATGCGCTGGACGCCGCACTGGCCGGGCACGACGGTGCTCCGCTGCCGGTCTCCGCGGCGGCCCAGGCCCGGGTGGCGGCCCTCGCTGCCGAGCTGCGCGCCAGCTTCGAGCCGGGCGCCTTCAGCGTGGCCCGGGCCGCCGCACGGCTCTCCGAGCACCTGGCCGAGCTGCGCGAGCAGGCCGCCGCGGGAACCGAGCCCGGCGATCTGCTGGCCGGGCTGCGGGCGTTGCTCGCCTGGTCCGCGCCGATCCTGGTGGACACCGCCGAGGCGGCCCGGGCGGCCGGCATCGACCTCGGCCTGACCGCCGGCCCGGTCCCCGACAAGATCGCCCCGTTCCGGTTGCCCCGGCTGCCGGTCGGTCCAACCGGCTTCGCTGCCACGCCAATCGAGGCGTCGACCGAGGCGCCAATCGAGGCGTCGTTCGAGGCGTCCGTTAACGCCAAGGCGCCAGTCGAGGCGCTGGTTCAGGAGAAGGACGACCGCTCATGA
- a CDS encoding FAD-dependent oxidoreductase, with protein MELRDDRGIAVIGGGLAGAVLAWRLTRMGHPVTVLTGGATVARDATAVSGGLVRAFETDPMAARAAALSLAELRADAGLRELAGYREFGSSYLLPPGSTEAAIRPVLDLVAELLPGCAELMDAAGLKAFRGLPPGTLAVVEPAAGCLSPARLRAGLLAAVEAVGGTVRAEAVTALAPDGELRTAAGGGERFRAVVVAAGPWTPRLLRSWGLPDQGLRAKQIQYTLGSASQLPPGLGAFVDETSGLYGRPDGPHRMLLGLPTDRWDLDPGAITPLPELSAQVAACAAERLGLADWPGPDARTATAADCWAPPDGPGGLLLRRLLPHGPLFTFTGGTGGAAKTVLANSRDAATALAEAFPAS; from the coding sequence ATGGAACTGCGCGACGACCGCGGGATCGCGGTGATCGGTGGCGGCCTGGCCGGTGCGGTGCTCGCCTGGCGGTTGACCCGGATGGGACACCCGGTCACGGTGCTGACCGGCGGTGCCACCGTCGCCCGGGATGCCACGGCGGTGTCGGGCGGCCTGGTACGGGCCTTCGAGACCGATCCGATGGCGGCCAGGGCGGCCGCGCTCAGCCTGGCCGAGCTGCGTGCCGATGCCGGGCTGCGCGAGCTGGCCGGCTACCGGGAGTTCGGCTCCAGCTATCTGCTGCCGCCCGGCAGCACCGAGGCGGCGATCCGGCCCGTGCTCGACCTGGTCGCTGAACTACTGCCTGGGTGCGCCGAGTTGATGGATGCCGCCGGGCTGAAGGCCTTTCGCGGGTTGCCGCCCGGCACCCTGGCGGTGGTCGAACCGGCCGCGGGCTGCCTGTCACCGGCCCGGCTGCGGGCGGGGCTGCTGGCGGCGGTCGAGGCGGTGGGCGGCACGGTCCGCGCCGAGGCGGTGACGGCGCTCGCGCCCGACGGCGAGCTGCGCACCGCAGCGGGCGGCGGCGAGCGGTTTCGTGCGGTGGTGGTCGCCGCCGGGCCGTGGACGCCGCGGCTGCTGCGGAGTTGGGGGCTGCCCGATCAGGGGCTGCGCGCCAAGCAGATCCAGTACACCCTCGGCAGTGCCAGTCAACTCCCGCCCGGGTTGGGCGCGTTCGTGGACGAGACCAGCGGCCTCTACGGCCGCCCGGACGGCCCGCACCGGATGCTGCTAGGACTGCCCACCGACCGCTGGGACCTGGACCCGGGCGCCATCACCCCGCTGCCCGAGCTGTCCGCCCAGGTGGCGGCCTGCGCGGCCGAGCGGCTGGGCCTGGCCGACTGGCCCGGCCCGGATGCCAGGACGGCCACCGCGGCCGACTGCTGGGCCCCGCCAGACGGCCCCGGCGGGCTGCTGCTGCGCCGACTGCTGCCGCACGGCCCGCTGTTCACCTTCACCGGCGGCACCGGCGGCGCGGCCAAGACCGTGCTCGCCAATTCCCGCGACGCCGCGACCGCGCTCGCCGAGGCCTTCCCGGCCTCCTGA
- the lysA gene encoding diaminopimelate decarboxylase, producing the protein MTTAPYAATAEPTDPLSGPRLARVAQQYGTPAWVYDADRIRAQIARLRSFDVIRFAQKACSNTHILRLMRTEGVLVDAVSLGEIERALTAGYQVQGADEPVVFTADLLDRATLRRVVELRLPVNAGSPQMLEQLGAASPGHPVWLRINPGFGHGHSRKTNTGGEQSKHGIWHEHLGQSLELVDRYGLELIGLHMHIGSGVDYGHLEAVCETMVKQVRLSDRDVRAISAGGGLTVPYHPGRPEVDTERYFRLWDSARQELVRELGHPVRLEIEPGRFLVAGSGALVSEVRAQKPVGSNHFVLVDAGFNDLMRPAMYGSSHRVSVLAPGGEARTEAVRDTVLAGPLCESGDVFTQAEGGDVEPIPLPRAEIGDLVVFHDTGAYGASMSSNYNSRPLLPEVLVDGGQAKLIRRRQTVAELLALETEVA; encoded by the coding sequence GTGACCACCGCGCCGTACGCCGCGACCGCCGAGCCCACCGACCCGCTGAGCGGACCGCGGCTCGCCCGCGTCGCCCAGCAGTACGGCACCCCGGCCTGGGTGTACGACGCCGACCGGATCCGCGCCCAGATCGCCCGGCTGCGCAGCTTCGACGTCATCCGGTTCGCCCAGAAGGCCTGCTCCAACACCCACATCCTGCGCCTGATGCGGACCGAGGGCGTGCTGGTGGACGCCGTCTCGCTGGGCGAGATCGAGCGTGCCCTCACCGCCGGCTACCAGGTGCAGGGTGCCGACGAGCCGGTGGTGTTCACCGCCGACCTGCTGGACCGGGCCACCCTGCGCCGGGTGGTCGAGCTGCGCCTGCCGGTCAACGCCGGCTCCCCGCAGATGCTGGAGCAGCTCGGCGCGGCCTCTCCCGGGCACCCGGTCTGGCTGCGGATCAACCCCGGCTTCGGACACGGGCACAGCCGCAAGACCAACACCGGCGGCGAGCAGAGCAAGCACGGCATCTGGCACGAACACCTGGGTCAGAGCCTGGAGTTGGTCGACCGCTACGGCCTGGAGCTGATCGGCCTGCACATGCACATCGGCTCCGGAGTGGACTACGGCCACCTGGAGGCGGTCTGCGAGACCATGGTCAAGCAGGTGCGGCTCAGCGACCGGGACGTGCGGGCGATCTCGGCCGGCGGCGGTCTGACGGTGCCGTACCACCCCGGCCGGCCCGAGGTGGACACCGAGCGGTACTTCCGGCTGTGGGACTCGGCCCGCCAGGAGCTGGTGCGCGAACTCGGCCATCCGGTACGGCTGGAGATCGAGCCGGGCCGGTTCCTGGTGGCCGGCTCCGGGGCGCTGGTCAGCGAGGTGCGAGCGCAGAAGCCGGTCGGCAGCAACCACTTCGTGCTGGTCGACGCCGGCTTCAACGACCTGATGCGACCCGCCATGTACGGCAGCAGCCACCGGGTCTCGGTGCTCGCGCCGGGCGGCGAGGCCCGCACCGAGGCGGTCCGGGACACTGTGCTCGCCGGGCCGCTGTGCGAGTCGGGCGATGTCTTCACCCAGGCCGAGGGGGGCGATGTGGAGCCGATCCCGCTGCCCCGGGCCGAGATCGGCGACCTGGTGGTCTTCCACGACACCGGGGCCTACGGGGCGAGCATGTCCTCCAACTACAACTCCCGCCCGCTGCTGCCCGAGGTCCTGGTCGACGGCGGGCAGGCCAAGCTGATCCGGCGCCGGCAGACCGTCGCGGAACTGCTGGCCCTGGAGACCGAGGTGGCCTGA
- a CDS encoding MFS transporter, protein MSKKAKTAGPGPWSTFVQSPIAVKAILAGVVISRLGAFLSIFLVLYLTSRGYSADQATLALGGYGAGQVLGILVGGALANALGARNATVLSMTGSALLLVLVYYVNSFPLIVASVVLVGLFQAIYRPASSALLSELTPPDRQVMIFGIWRLGLNLGTTLCPQLGFLLFRLGGHGYAILFWGEAVVALAYGVMAFATLPRKLRQRPAEPVPAAAKAKTEVKAPKESYLQVFRDTRYVFFLLATLANAIIYTQYLSTLPLDVTRAHVDVFWYSLAVSANSVIVILFELPLTKFTQNWPIKISAGCAFALVGLGEACYGLPLGAAVILIGTLIWTLGEILGGPTIFAYPAIVAPERLKARYISSFQVMFNAGTAIGPVIGGVLFQQLHHGVWPVVAVFAVFSTVFGALGMKPVRPVVDARQPAAEAEPVTEGV, encoded by the coding sequence ATGAGCAAGAAGGCGAAGACCGCCGGCCCCGGGCCGTGGAGCACCTTCGTGCAGTCACCGATCGCGGTGAAGGCGATCCTGGCCGGCGTGGTGATCAGCCGGCTGGGTGCGTTCCTCAGCATCTTCCTGGTGCTCTACCTGACCTCCCGCGGCTACTCGGCCGACCAGGCCACCCTGGCGCTCGGCGGCTACGGCGCCGGCCAGGTGCTCGGGATCCTGGTCGGCGGCGCGCTGGCCAACGCGCTGGGCGCGCGCAACGCCACCGTGCTGAGCATGACCGGCTCGGCGCTGCTGCTGGTGCTGGTCTACTACGTCAACAGCTTCCCGCTGATCGTCGCCTCGGTGGTGCTGGTCGGCCTCTTCCAGGCCATCTACCGGCCCGCGTCCTCAGCGCTGCTGTCCGAACTCACACCGCCCGACCGGCAGGTGATGATCTTCGGGATCTGGCGGCTCGGGCTCAACCTGGGCACCACGCTCTGCCCGCAGCTCGGCTTCCTGCTGTTCCGCCTCGGCGGGCACGGCTACGCGATCCTGTTCTGGGGCGAGGCGGTGGTGGCGCTGGCGTACGGCGTGATGGCCTTCGCCACCCTGCCGCGCAAGTTGCGGCAGCGGCCCGCCGAGCCGGTGCCGGCCGCGGCCAAGGCCAAGACCGAGGTCAAGGCGCCCAAGGAGAGCTATCTGCAGGTGTTCAGGGATACCCGCTACGTGTTCTTCCTGCTGGCCACGCTCGCCAACGCGATCATCTACACCCAGTACCTCTCGACCCTGCCACTGGACGTCACCCGCGCGCATGTGGACGTCTTCTGGTACAGCCTCGCGGTCTCGGCCAACAGCGTCATCGTGATCCTCTTCGAGCTGCCGCTGACCAAGTTCACCCAGAACTGGCCGATCAAGATCAGCGCGGGCTGCGCCTTCGCGCTGGTCGGCCTCGGCGAGGCGTGCTACGGGCTGCCGCTGGGTGCGGCGGTGATCCTGATCGGCACCCTGATCTGGACGTTGGGCGAGATCCTGGGCGGCCCCACCATCTTCGCGTACCCGGCCATCGTCGCCCCCGAGCGGCTGAAGGCCCGCTACATCAGCAGCTTCCAGGTGATGTTCAACGCCGGCACCGCGATCGGGCCGGTGATCGGCGGTGTGCTCTTCCAGCAACTCCACCACGGCGTCTGGCCGGTGGTGGCGGTGTTCGCGGTCTTCTCGACCGTCTTCGGGGCGCTCGGCATGAAGCCGGTCCGGCCCGTGGTCGACGCCCGGCAGCCGGCGGCCGAGGCCGAGCCGGTCACCGAGGGCGTCTGA
- a CDS encoding ParB/RepB/Spo0J family partition protein has protein sequence MEQIPIDAVQSGDSPRFQGVDEEHVRRLAETDAELPPILVHRATMRVIDGAHRLRAAHSKGADAITVEFFDGTEAEAFILGVQANVAHGLPLSLAERKAAARRIVELQPELADRAVARATGLAASTVGVIRRQAIGEGARSGSRLGRDGRLRPVDGGEGRRRAVAVIRDSPDASLREIAQAAGVSLGTAHDIRARLDRGEDPLGRPEAATAEPTAELAAMRRIATEPATPRQTRPEPFAGLESLRRDPSLRFTDHGRALLVWLHRRLVVVGEAEGELDNIPPHLLPVVAELAQECSDIWHNLSLELQYRARQIG, from the coding sequence GTGGAGCAGATACCGATCGACGCAGTGCAGTCGGGCGACTCGCCCCGCTTCCAGGGGGTGGACGAGGAGCACGTGCGGCGGCTCGCCGAGACCGACGCCGAACTGCCGCCGATCCTGGTGCACCGCGCCACCATGCGGGTGATCGACGGCGCGCACCGGCTGCGCGCCGCCCACAGCAAGGGCGCGGACGCCATCACCGTCGAGTTCTTCGACGGCACCGAGGCCGAGGCCTTCATCCTCGGCGTGCAGGCCAATGTGGCCCACGGCCTGCCGCTGTCGCTGGCCGAACGCAAGGCGGCCGCCCGCCGCATCGTCGAACTCCAGCCCGAGTTGGCCGACCGGGCGGTGGCCCGCGCCACCGGGCTGGCGGCCAGCACGGTCGGGGTGATCCGCCGTCAGGCCATCGGCGAGGGGGCGCGCAGCGGCAGCCGGTTGGGCCGCGACGGGCGGTTACGGCCGGTGGACGGCGGCGAGGGCCGGCGGCGTGCCGTCGCGGTGATCCGGGACAGCCCGGACGCCTCGCTGCGCGAGATCGCCCAGGCCGCCGGGGTGTCGCTCGGCACCGCGCACGACATCCGGGCCCGGCTCGACCGCGGGGAGGACCCGCTGGGCCGCCCCGAAGCGGCGACGGCCGAGCCGACCGCCGAACTGGCCGCGATGCGCCGGATCGCCACCGAGCCGGCCACGCCCCGGCAGACCAGGCCTGAGCCGTTCGCCGGCCTGGAGAGCCTGCGGCGCGACCCCTCGCTGCGCTTCACCGACCACGGACGGGCCCTGCTGGTCTGGCTGCACCGGCGGCTGGTGGTGGTCGGCGAGGCGGAGGGCGAACTGGACAACATCCCACCGCACCTGCTGCCGGTGGTCGCCGAGCTGGCCCAGGAGTGTTCGGACATCTGGCACAACCTCTCGCTCGAACTCCAGTACCGCGCCCGGCAGATCGGCTGA
- a CDS encoding cupin domain-containing protein: MPWPLLNAPFEGCWSIVEPGTSSRPHEHHEYEIWIAAKGEGEIEADGVRRPFKAGDVVHFTPHTEHFALNPKGADGNLEFYSIWWDTELAVAFLDQHQASAE, from the coding sequence GTGCCCTGGCCGCTGCTGAACGCGCCGTTCGAGGGCTGCTGGTCGATCGTCGAACCGGGCACCTCCTCGCGCCCGCACGAGCACCACGAGTATGAGATCTGGATCGCCGCCAAGGGCGAGGGCGAGATCGAGGCCGACGGGGTGCGCCGCCCGTTCAAGGCCGGCGACGTCGTGCACTTCACGCCGCACACCGAGCACTTCGCCCTCAACCCCAAGGGCGCCGACGGCAACCTGGAGTTCTACTCGATCTGGTGGGACACCGAGCTGGCCGTCGCCTTCCTGGACCAGCACCAGGCGAGCGCCGAATGA
- a CDS encoding SidA/IucD/PvdA family monooxygenase, whose amino-acid sequence MARQDVELLAIGAGPANLALAVALEELAPAGLAEGTVIAERYDSVVWQRGMLLPWTQSQVSFLKDLVTLRNPTSRFSFVNYLHSVGRLDEFINLGTFTPYRQEISGYLQWVADTLAKVRIHYDRRAVAIAPRHGAGGRLEGWLTSFADGSEIHSRDLVIGAGRDSRIPAEFAALPADRLIHSADYSARIAALDPAGKHRFAVIGGAQSAAELLWAVHQGFPAAATTMVMRSIGLKNYESSKFTNEIYYSSFIDQFFQATGPARDQLLREMHLSNYAGLAPAMLDTLYRQRYLERLSGDERLKLITMTDITATRFEGDEVVLTLTDRLTGTSTELAADYVLLGTGFDSRMPALVRGLADRLGLAETTVDRNYRLCVPGTEDDPRSICRASTRPPTASPTRCSACWRCVPARSSATCSSTGWAPACSPTSPETSRTESRTRHDHGNPPAEPRRADLRVRPVHPAPGALAAAERAVRGLLVDRRTGHLLAPARAPRV is encoded by the coding sequence TTGGCACGCCAGGACGTTGAACTGCTCGCCATCGGCGCCGGGCCGGCAAACCTCGCCCTGGCGGTGGCGCTGGAGGAGCTGGCTCCGGCCGGCCTCGCCGAGGGCACCGTCATCGCCGAGCGGTACGACTCGGTGGTGTGGCAGCGCGGCATGCTGCTGCCCTGGACGCAGAGCCAGGTGTCCTTCCTGAAGGACTTGGTGACGCTGCGCAATCCGACCAGCCGCTTCTCGTTCGTCAACTACCTGCACAGCGTCGGGCGGTTGGACGAATTCATCAACCTGGGGACGTTCACGCCCTATCGGCAGGAGATCTCCGGCTATCTGCAGTGGGTCGCCGACACGCTCGCCAAGGTGCGGATTCACTACGACCGCCGGGCGGTCGCGATCGCCCCCCGGCACGGCGCCGGCGGCCGGCTGGAGGGCTGGCTGACCAGCTTCGCCGACGGCAGCGAGATCCACTCCCGCGACCTGGTGATCGGCGCCGGGCGGGACTCGCGGATCCCCGCCGAGTTCGCCGCCCTGCCCGCCGACCGGCTGATCCACAGCGCCGACTACTCGGCCCGGATCGCCGCCCTGGACCCGGCCGGCAAGCACCGGTTCGCGGTGATCGGCGGCGCCCAGAGCGCGGCCGAGCTGCTCTGGGCCGTCCACCAGGGTTTCCCGGCCGCCGCGACCACCATGGTGATGCGCTCCATCGGCCTGAAGAACTACGAGTCCAGTAAGTTCACCAACGAGATCTACTACAGCTCGTTCATCGACCAGTTCTTCCAGGCCACCGGCCCGGCCCGGGACCAGCTGCTTCGCGAGATGCACCTGAGCAACTATGCGGGCCTCGCCCCGGCGATGCTGGACACGCTCTACCGGCAGCGCTACCTGGAGCGGCTCAGCGGCGACGAGCGGCTGAAGCTGATCACCATGACCGACATCACCGCCACCCGCTTCGAGGGCGACGAGGTGGTGCTCACCCTGACCGACCGGCTGACCGGCACCAGCACCGAACTGGCCGCCGACTACGTGCTGTTGGGCACTGGCTTCGACAGTCGGATGCCGGCCCTGGTGCGCGGCCTGGCCGACCGACTGGGCCTGGCCGAGACCACCGTCGACCGCAACTACCGGCTGTGCGTGCCCGGCACCGAGGACGACCCTCGGTCTATCTGCAGGGCGTCAACGAGGCCACCCACGGCATCTCCGACTCGCTGCTCAGCGTGCTGGCGATGCGTTCCAGCGAGATCGTCGGCGACCTGCTCCAGCACCGGATGGGCACCGGCCTGCTCGCCGACGTCGCCTGAGACCTCCCGAACCGAAAGCAGAACCCGCCATGACCATGGAAATCCGCCCGCTGAACCGCGACGGGCTGACCTTCGAGTACGACCTGTACACCCAGCGCCTGGTGCCCTGGCCGCTGCTGAACGCGCCGTTCGAGGGCTGCTGGTCGATCGTCGAACCGGGCACCTCCTCGCGCCCGCACGAGCACCACGAGTATGA